A stretch of DNA from Elaeis guineensis isolate ETL-2024a unplaced genomic scaffold, EG11 Super_Scaffold_31900, whole genome shotgun sequence:
taaatttaaatttttatattttaaatttcattcaaaattaaaattttaatttacttattaatttaaaattttaaaatttattttttttattttttttttttttaaaaaaaatagaaaacatcattttgaatggcatttttaaaaacgtcactcaaaatggtgtttttaaaaataccattttaaatgattttttttttttttttgaacgacGCCTATGTGGAAAAATATGGGTGACGTGGCATGGAGAAAacgctattcaaaatgatatttttttatattattttaataaataaattaaaatttatattttttatataaataatttttttttattattattattatttaggaAAAGAGCTCTGTACGATGTTTCCATGGGCGGCCCCCACGAAGTAACCTTCGATTCCCCCGCCCCGCTTTTTTTTTTTCGGTACAAATGATGTGAGGAGCGGAAGGATTACTCCTCTATCTCCGTTCCACCTATCTATCCTACAAATCCGCCTCCCTCCTCGCCGTCTCGCTCATCGTCGTCATGGGGACCGTCGAGGGCGTCCGGCTTAGCCACATCGCTAGGGAATCCTCCGACTTGGAACGTCTCGCCAATTTCTATCAGGAGGTAGACTGTAGACCGACGCAAAAGAGATAAAGCCTTCATCTTTTTTCCCTTCCCCAACCAGTAGATTGAACtgaagatattttcttctcttcttctttcaggTGCTGGGGTTTGAGAGGATAGAAGCCCCCAAATTCGCGGAATTCGAAGTGATATGGCTTAGTCTTCCCTTTAACCCCTCCGTTGCCCTCCATCTCATCGAGAGGAACCCCCAGTCCAAGCTCCCGGTAAGCCCCTACGGCAGCAGCTCATCGTCCCCTCCGTCCACCGTCGCCGATCCCCGTGCTCTCCCCCGGGGACATCACCTCGCTTTCTCCGTCTCCAATTTCGACTCTTTGGTCCGAACCCTCAAGGCAAGTCTAGTCTTCTAGCCCCTCCTCTCCTATGCTTTGTAAAGTCCCTGAATTCTTTGTTAGTtaattcctttttcttttcttctttttttttttgaaaaattttttaggaaAAAGGGATTGAGACGTTTGAGACGATCCAACCGGATGGTAAGACGAGGCAGGTCTTCTTCTTCGATCCAGATGGTAAACTCTTTCTTTtccgctctttttttttttttttttcccgtttTGCACCTTGTGTCTGCTCTTGATATTTGTTCAATTAGTTGGGATTTCTGCAGGCATAACCACAGAGACTTAGTAAGGATTTCATCctctttttgtttgaaaattagtTTTCATGGAACTATCTAATCTTCGATTTGGAGAAAATAatacattt
This window harbors:
- the LOC105035424 gene encoding glyoxylase I 4 → MGTVEGVRLSHIARESSDLERLANFYQEVLGFERIEAPKFAEFEVIWLSLPFNPSVALHLIERNPQSKLPVSPYGSSSSSPPSTVADPRALPRGHHLAFSVSNFDSLVRTLKEKGIETFETIQPDGKTRQVFFFDPDGNGLEVQSREAS